One genomic segment of Pandoraea thiooxydans includes these proteins:
- a CDS encoding MFS transporter gives MNLLFARLDRASWNKVHTAITIALGVGWLLDAFEVTIVNNVIGVFRDQWHLSNLQASWVLSIWFVGIMFGAYVFGYLADRFGRKRLFVVTLAMYGTFTFLTAFAWNYPSLMVLRLLTAIGVGAEYAAINAAISEFIPARHRGKTNATVMNFWSLGAILAALVTLFLINRLPPDVGWRAAFGFGALIALCAGLARRYIPESPRWLAAHGNLNEASAVVEQVEQGRFDSRARGNGRPRQAANTPDRATFWMQTRELIERYPWRLALGSLLDFSEAAGYYGLFAFLALFILPAVHVSTHFVPWFYLIGNVGALLGGVTVALLLDRAGRKLTVPIAYALAAAGVLLMAAATQTHDWRWVLAAFTLANLFATGSWISAYPTFSEIFPTHLRSTGIGLSVAVGRLGAFGAPLALTAVATHFGMMPALMLLASFWLIGALAMVPWYFRGVEGKGVPLEAMCR, from the coding sequence ATGAATCTGCTTTTCGCCCGGCTCGATCGGGCCAGCTGGAACAAGGTACACACCGCCATCACGATCGCGCTGGGCGTGGGCTGGCTGCTCGACGCCTTCGAGGTGACCATCGTCAACAACGTGATCGGGGTGTTTCGCGACCAATGGCATCTGAGCAATCTGCAGGCGTCCTGGGTGCTCAGCATCTGGTTTGTCGGTATCATGTTCGGCGCCTACGTGTTCGGCTATCTGGCGGACCGCTTCGGACGCAAGCGGCTATTCGTCGTGACCCTGGCAATGTACGGGACGTTCACGTTCCTGACGGCCTTTGCCTGGAACTACCCGTCGCTGATGGTGCTGCGCCTGCTCACCGCAATCGGCGTGGGGGCCGAATATGCGGCGATCAACGCGGCGATCAGCGAATTCATTCCGGCCCGCCATCGCGGCAAAACCAACGCCACGGTGATGAATTTCTGGTCGCTGGGAGCGATTCTGGCGGCACTCGTCACGCTGTTCCTGATCAACCGGCTGCCGCCCGATGTCGGCTGGCGCGCGGCGTTCGGCTTCGGTGCGCTGATCGCGCTGTGCGCCGGGCTGGCGCGCCGCTATATTCCGGAGTCGCCGCGCTGGCTGGCGGCGCACGGCAATCTGAACGAGGCCTCGGCCGTCGTCGAGCAGGTCGAACAGGGCCGTTTCGACTCACGTGCCAGAGGCAACGGCCGGCCCAGGCAAGCAGCCAACACCCCCGATCGCGCAACCTTCTGGATGCAAACGCGCGAATTGATCGAGCGTTATCCGTGGCGGCTGGCGCTGGGCAGCCTGCTCGACTTCTCGGAAGCGGCCGGCTACTACGGATTGTTTGCCTTTCTGGCGCTGTTCATTTTGCCGGCGGTGCATGTCAGTACGCATTTCGTGCCATGGTTCTACTTGATCGGCAACGTCGGAGCCCTGCTCGGCGGGGTAACCGTCGCGCTACTGCTCGATCGCGCGGGCCGCAAGCTGACTGTGCCGATCGCCTATGCGCTGGCCGCGGCAGGCGTTTTACTGATGGCCGCGGCGACCCAGACGCACGACTGGCGCTGGGTTCTGGCCGCCTTTACCCTGGCCAACCTGTTTGCCACCGGCAGCTGGATCTCGGCGTACCCGACTTTTTCCGAGATTTTCCCGACCCATTTGCGTTCGACCGGCATCGGCCTGTCGGTCGCCGTGGGACGCCTGGGCGCGTTCGGCGCGCCGCTGGCGCTGACGGCGGTGGCAACCCATTTCGGCATGATGCCCGCGCTAATGCTGTTGGCCTCGTTCTGGCTGATCGGCGCGCTGGCCATGGTGCCCTGGTATTTCAGGGGGGTCGAGGGCAAGGGCGTGCCGCTCGAAGCAATGTGCCGATGA
- a CDS encoding zf-HC2 domain-containing protein → MLSCKEATRLASKSLDEALTPAERASYKFHLMMCPGCRHFRQNLLFLRQAGEQAKPMPPADTAPAE, encoded by the coding sequence ATGCTGAGCTGCAAGGAAGCGACCCGCCTCGCCTCGAAATCGCTCGACGAAGCACTGACCCCGGCCGAGCGCGCCAGCTATAAATTTCATTTGATGATGTGCCCGGGTTGCCGGCACTTCCGGCAAAACCTCCTCTTTTTGCGGCAAGCCGGCGAGCAGGCCAAGCCGATGCCGCCTGCTGACACGGCGCCCGCCGAATAG
- a CDS encoding sigma-70 family RNA polymerase sigma factor, with the protein MNDLAGEDPYHELSGLRRDMLRFAELQLRDVAAAEDAVQDAMVAAMARISTFEGRAQISTWLFAILKNKIIDILRARSRFVPLEIDVDDIPEDTFDGLFDDRGHWAKHERPAAWGDPVDALSRQQFWVVFQACLDRLPVNTARVFMMREFLGLGVDEVVAQLGISKTNCGVILHRARMTLRVCLQTRWFDTKEPTC; encoded by the coding sequence ATGAACGATTTGGCAGGCGAAGATCCTTATCATGAACTTTCCGGGCTGCGGCGGGACATGCTGCGTTTTGCCGAACTGCAATTACGCGATGTGGCCGCTGCCGAAGATGCGGTCCAGGACGCCATGGTAGCGGCCATGGCGCGCATCTCGACCTTCGAGGGCCGCGCGCAGATCAGCACCTGGCTGTTCGCGATCCTGAAGAACAAGATCATCGACATCCTGCGCGCGCGCTCGCGCTTCGTGCCCCTGGAGATCGACGTCGACGACATTCCCGAAGACACCTTCGACGGGTTGTTCGACGACCGGGGCCACTGGGCGAAACACGAGCGCCCCGCGGCCTGGGGCGATCCGGTAGACGCGCTGTCTCGCCAGCAGTTCTGGGTGGTATTCCAGGCTTGTCTGGATCGCCTGCCCGTCAATACAGCACGCGTTTTCATGATGCGGGAGTTTCTGGGGCTCGGCGTCGACGAGGTTGTCGCCCAGCTGGGCATCTCGAAAACCAATTGCGGCGTCATTTTGCATCGCGCCCGCATGACCTTGCGCGTGTGTCTGCAAACGCGCTGGTTCGACACCAAGGAGCCCACATGCTGA
- the arsS gene encoding arsenosugar biosynthesis radical SAM (seleno)protein ArsS (Some members of this family are selenoproteins.), producing MHNTFPLLQKTDFPALRRRALQTLQVNLGYRCNQSCVHCHVAAGPHRTETMSREVIDTVLAVLAKHRVGTLDLTGGAPELNPNFRWLVAQARAVGVHVIDRCNLTILEVAGHETLADFLAGQGVEIVASLPCYSMENVDKQRGDGVFESSLRGLRRLNALGYGMPGSGLSLSLVYNPQGPVLPPPQQTLEADYRRILGEQFGIVFTRLITITNMPIQRFGSTLVSRGEFASYMALLKQSYQAVNLDGVMCRELISVDWQGYLHDCDFNQMLGIALVQDGRHRVPLSILLDESLEGNPIQVGEHCYGCTAGQGSSCSGALAAAG from the coding sequence ATGCACAATACATTCCCGCTGCTGCAAAAAACGGATTTCCCCGCGCTGCGCCGCCGCGCGCTCCAGACGCTGCAGGTCAACCTCGGGTATCGCTGCAACCAGTCCTGCGTGCATTGTCATGTCGCGGCAGGCCCGCACCGCACCGAAACCATGAGCCGGGAGGTGATCGACACCGTGCTGGCGGTACTGGCTAAACATCGCGTTGGCACACTTGACTTGACCGGCGGCGCGCCTGAGCTCAACCCGAACTTTCGCTGGCTGGTCGCGCAGGCCAGGGCCGTGGGCGTGCATGTGATCGACCGCTGCAATCTGACCATTCTCGAAGTCGCTGGGCACGAAACCTTGGCCGATTTCCTGGCAGGCCAGGGCGTCGAGATCGTCGCTTCGTTGCCGTGCTACTCGATGGAGAACGTCGACAAGCAACGCGGCGACGGGGTGTTCGAGTCGAGTCTTCGCGGCCTGCGCAGGCTCAACGCATTGGGCTACGGCATGCCGGGATCCGGGTTGTCCCTGAGCCTGGTCTACAACCCCCAGGGCCCCGTGTTGCCGCCGCCGCAGCAAACGCTCGAAGCCGACTATCGCCGCATTCTGGGCGAGCAGTTCGGGATTGTCTTCACGCGTTTGATCACCATCACGAACATGCCGATTCAGCGGTTCGGCAGCACCTTGGTGTCGAGAGGCGAATTCGCGTCTTATATGGCGTTGCTCAAGCAAAGTTATCAGGCTGTCAATCTCGACGGCGTGATGTGCCGGGAGCTGATCAGCGTCGATTGGCAGGGGTATTTGCACGACTGCGATTTCAATCAGATGCTGGGCATTGCGCTCGTGCAGGACGGCCGGCACCGCGTGCCGCTGTCGATCCTGCTCGACGAATCGCTCGAGGGAAACCCGATCCAGGTCGGCGAGCACTGCTACGGATGCACCGCCGGGCAAGGCAGCAGTTGCTCTGGCGCGTTGGCCGCGGCAGGTTGA
- a CDS encoding aminotransferase class V-fold PLP-dependent enzyme, with product MPSLLPNIDPDGLLEYSVVYTDRAVNHMSALFQGVMKDISNTLKQVYHAHSAIIVPGSGTFGMEAVARQFATGKRCLVIRNGWFSYRWTQIFEMGGIPAATQVLKARPVEDGPQAAFAPPPIDEVVAAIKAGKPEVVFAPHVETSSGIILPDDYVRQVADAVHSVGGLFVLDCIASGAIWVDMQACGVDVLISAPQKGWSASPCCALVMLGAQARERIDGTVSTSFACDLRKWLQIMESYEQGGFAYHATMPTDALIGLRDVMAETAAYGFDKVRAEQQMLGDRVRALLAERGFKSVAARRFEAPGVVVSYTDDPAIQSARKFVSAGVQAAAGVPLQCDEPADFKTFRIGLFGLDKLHHVERSVATLAKALDAIA from the coding sequence TTGCCTAGCCTACTGCCCAACATCGATCCCGACGGACTGCTCGAATATTCGGTGGTGTACACCGATCGTGCGGTCAATCATATGTCTGCCCTGTTTCAAGGGGTGATGAAAGACATCTCGAACACGCTGAAGCAGGTCTATCACGCCCATTCGGCGATCATCGTGCCCGGCAGCGGCACTTTCGGCATGGAAGCGGTCGCGCGGCAATTCGCGACCGGCAAGCGATGCCTGGTGATCCGCAACGGCTGGTTCAGTTATCGCTGGACCCAGATTTTCGAGATGGGCGGCATCCCTGCCGCCACCCAGGTGCTGAAGGCGCGGCCGGTCGAAGACGGCCCGCAGGCGGCGTTCGCGCCGCCGCCGATCGACGAGGTGGTAGCGGCGATCAAGGCCGGCAAGCCCGAGGTGGTGTTCGCGCCGCACGTCGAAACCTCCTCGGGCATCATCCTGCCCGACGATTACGTGCGCCAGGTCGCCGATGCCGTGCACTCGGTGGGCGGCCTGTTCGTGCTCGATTGCATTGCCTCCGGCGCAATCTGGGTCGACATGCAGGCATGCGGCGTTGACGTGCTGATCAGCGCGCCGCAAAAGGGCTGGAGCGCTTCGCCGTGTTGCGCGCTGGTGATGCTCGGCGCTCAGGCGCGCGAGCGCATCGACGGCACCGTCAGCACCAGTTTCGCCTGCGACCTGCGTAAATGGCTGCAAATCATGGAGTCGTACGAGCAGGGCGGCTTCGCCTATCACGCGACGATGCCGACCGATGCCCTGATCGGCCTGCGCGACGTGATGGCCGAAACGGCGGCCTATGGCTTCGATAAGGTGCGCGCCGAGCAACAGATGCTGGGCGATCGGGTGCGTGCGCTGCTGGCCGAGCGAGGCTTCAAGAGCGTGGCCGCGCGCCGCTTCGAGGCGCCGGGCGTGGTGGTCAGCTATACCGACGATCCGGCCATCCAGTCGGCCAGGAAATTCGTCTCAGCCGGAGTGCAGGCCGCCGCCGGCGTGCCGCTGCAGTGCGACGAGCCGGCCGATTTCAAGACCTTCCGTATCGGTCTGTTCGGTCTCGATAAACTGCACCACGTCGAGCGTAGCGTTGCGACGCTGGCCAAGGCGCTCGACGCGATCGCCTGA
- a CDS encoding NAD-dependent protein deacetylase has protein sequence MAPSEPTPTHDARAADALHGFVARHPRLLVLSGAGLSTASGIPGYRDETGAWRGRQPIQLKEFLGSTLARQRYWARSLHGWPVVAQAAPNPAHYALARLAEAGHVRQLVTQNVDGLHQRAGSGDVIELHGNIGQVICLACRTNHARADIQAVLVAENPHFAERAAARSAEPAPDGDADLEVENFETFRIPTCRNCGGMLKPDVVFFGENVPLERVDAARRALEQADALLVVGSSLMVFSGYRFCVLASQWGKPIAAVNLGHTRADPLLSLKVRQPCSEALTGLLERLGLGQKAGAVLDA, from the coding sequence ATGGCGCCGTCAGAGCCGACTCCAACCCACGACGCGCGGGCCGCGGATGCGCTGCACGGTTTCGTGGCGCGCCATCCGCGCTTGCTGGTGCTCTCTGGCGCGGGTCTGAGCACCGCCTCGGGGATTCCCGGTTATCGCGACGAGACGGGCGCCTGGCGCGGACGGCAGCCGATTCAGCTCAAGGAATTTCTTGGCTCCACACTGGCGCGTCAGCGCTATTGGGCGCGCAGCCTGCACGGCTGGCCGGTGGTGGCGCAGGCCGCGCCGAACCCCGCGCACTATGCGTTGGCGCGCCTTGCCGAAGCGGGGCATGTGCGGCAGCTGGTCACGCAAAATGTCGACGGTCTGCATCAACGCGCCGGCAGCGGGGATGTGATCGAGTTGCACGGCAATATCGGGCAGGTGATCTGCCTGGCTTGCCGGACCAACCATGCGCGCGCCGACATCCAGGCGGTGCTGGTGGCAGAGAATCCGCACTTTGCCGAGCGTGCGGCTGCCCGGTCGGCCGAACCGGCGCCGGACGGCGACGCGGACCTCGAAGTCGAGAATTTCGAAACGTTTCGTATTCCGACATGCCGGAACTGCGGCGGCATGCTCAAGCCTGACGTGGTGTTTTTCGGCGAGAACGTGCCGCTCGAACGCGTCGATGCCGCGCGGCGCGCGCTCGAGCAGGCCGACGCGCTGCTGGTGGTCGGATCTTCGCTGATGGTGTTCTCCGGCTATCGCTTCTGTGTGCTGGCCAGCCAGTGGGGCAAGCCGATCGCTGCGGTCAATCTTGGGCACACCCGAGCCGATCCGCTGCTCTCGCTCAAAGTGCGGCAGCCTTGCAGCGAAGCCCTGACGGGACTGCTCGAGCGGCTTGGCCTGGGGCAGAAGGCAGGGGCTGTTCTCGACGCCTGA
- a CDS encoding GlxA family transcriptional regulator, which yields MLRIGIVLYPGFQVMNLAVSTVFEFANLALGKPAYEVALLSEHGGPVPASAGFAVHTQPFDESRFDTVLVVGDNEIIEPSPALLDFVQQAARTSRRIGATCTGAFNLAQAGILDGRRATTHWFFAAKFRHDYPNVALEEDRIFIIDGPVWTSAGMTACIDLALALVEKDFGVEVARQVARKLVVYHRRAGGQSQFSALLELAPRSDRIQTALAYAKQHLHTALSVEQLAEAAHLSPRQFSRTFRAETGQSPAKAVEHLRLEAARLMLESGRHPIDVIARETGFGDRERMRRAFLRAFGQPPQAIRRTTRGEHAQPN from the coding sequence ATGCTGCGCATCGGTATCGTCCTGTACCCTGGGTTTCAGGTCATGAACCTTGCCGTCTCGACGGTGTTCGAATTCGCCAACCTTGCGCTTGGCAAGCCTGCTTATGAAGTGGCGCTGCTCTCGGAGCACGGCGGGCCCGTGCCGGCATCGGCCGGATTCGCGGTGCATACGCAGCCATTCGACGAGAGTCGCTTCGATACCGTCCTGGTGGTCGGCGACAACGAAATCATCGAACCGTCACCGGCTCTCCTCGACTTTGTGCAACAGGCCGCGCGCACCAGCCGCCGCATCGGCGCAACCTGTACCGGCGCGTTCAATCTGGCCCAGGCCGGCATACTCGACGGCCGACGCGCAACCACGCACTGGTTTTTCGCGGCGAAATTCCGGCACGACTATCCGAACGTGGCACTCGAGGAAGACCGCATTTTCATTATCGACGGCCCGGTATGGACTTCTGCCGGCATGACCGCCTGCATCGACTTGGCGCTGGCGCTGGTGGAGAAAGACTTTGGTGTCGAGGTAGCGAGGCAGGTGGCCAGGAAGCTGGTGGTTTATCACCGCCGCGCCGGCGGCCAGTCGCAGTTTTCGGCATTGCTCGAACTGGCCCCGAGGTCCGATCGCATTCAGACTGCGCTGGCCTATGCCAAGCAGCATTTGCACACAGCCCTGTCGGTCGAGCAATTGGCCGAGGCGGCCCACCTGAGTCCCCGTCAGTTCAGCCGGACGTTTCGTGCCGAGACCGGGCAATCCCCGGCCAAGGCGGTCGAGCATCTGCGTCTCGAAGCCGCACGTCTGATGCTGGAGTCGGGACGGCACCCGATCGACGTGATCGCCCGCGAGACCGGCTTCGGCGATCGCGAGCGCATGCGCCGCGCGTTCCTGCGTGCCTTCGGCCAGCCGCCGCAGGCGATCCGACGCACGACGCGAGGCGAGCACGCGCAGCCGAATTGA
- a CDS encoding SDR family NAD(P)-dependent oxidoreductase gives MTQSTEHNADQGTALITGASSGIGAVYADRLARRGYDLILVARNQDRLNELARRLTTSTGRSVEVIAVDLGAPQGVRRAEQILRTDASITMLVNNAGIGGAGPLLQADVDRMHAMIDLNVTALMRLTYAAAPQFVARGGGTIVNIASMVAVAPEILNGVYGGSKAFVLAFSQSLTHELASRGVRVQVVLPGATRTEFWDIAGQPVDHLPQEIVMSAEDLVDAALAGLDLGEFATVPSLPDAAHWQAFESARVALGPNLSRSVPAARYGVGRVA, from the coding sequence ATGACCCAAAGCACAGAACACAATGCGGACCAGGGCACCGCCCTGATCACCGGTGCGTCGTCCGGTATCGGCGCCGTCTATGCGGACCGATTGGCCCGGCGCGGCTACGATTTGATTCTGGTGGCACGCAACCAGGATCGCCTCAACGAACTGGCCCGGCGCCTGACGACCTCGACCGGCCGCTCGGTCGAAGTCATCGCCGTCGATCTCGGCGCGCCACAGGGCGTGCGGCGCGCGGAGCAGATATTGCGTACCGACGCCAGCATCACGATGCTGGTGAACAACGCGGGTATCGGCGGCGCCGGGCCGCTGCTCCAGGCCGACGTCGATCGCATGCACGCGATGATCGATCTGAACGTGACGGCGCTGATGCGCCTGACGTATGCGGCTGCCCCGCAATTCGTCGCGCGCGGTGGTGGCACCATCGTCAATATCGCCTCGATGGTTGCAGTGGCGCCCGAGATTCTGAATGGCGTGTATGGCGGCAGCAAAGCCTTCGTGCTTGCCTTTAGCCAATCGCTGACGCATGAACTCGCCTCGCGCGGCGTGCGTGTGCAGGTTGTGCTGCCAGGCGCCACTCGCACGGAGTTCTGGGACATTGCCGGTCAACCGGTCGATCACTTGCCGCAGGAGATTGTCATGAGCGCCGAAGACCTCGTCGATGCCGCGCTCGCGGGTCTCGACCTGGGCGAGTTCGCAACCGTGCCGTCGCTGCCCGACGCAGCCCATTGGCAAGCTTTCGAATCGGCCCGCGTCGCGCTCGGACCGAACCTGTCGCGCTCGGTGCCGGCGGCGCGTTATGGGGTAGGTAGAGTGGCGTGA
- a CDS encoding LysR family transcriptional regulator: protein MLDPLLLRSFVAVVDEGGFSKAAAHLNLTQSAVSGHLHRLEEQIGKPLLRRTTRSVEITPDGERLIGYARAILALNRDALAELTRAPFQGRIRLGVSEDFAELPLLRVLQTFVDRHSGAEIDVQVGIPGALLPLMKQGTLDLVIGSQCEAREPGRLLWREPLVWGWSAQASRNLPAPLPLALFPEPCPYREAALARLAQAGMAQRTAMVCTSMASLRAAAQAGFALAPMPASQITPELVVLNAEQGLPVLPDAEFRLFAPAVSERTMLHLLIEAIMQGCVGRWAAPRKRGKAPA, encoded by the coding sequence ATGTTAGACCCCCTGCTGCTGCGCAGTTTTGTTGCCGTGGTCGACGAAGGCGGTTTCAGCAAAGCCGCTGCGCATCTGAACCTGACCCAGTCGGCCGTCAGCGGCCATCTGCACAGGCTGGAAGAGCAAATCGGCAAACCGCTGCTGCGGCGTACGACCCGTTCGGTGGAAATCACGCCGGACGGCGAACGCCTGATCGGTTACGCCCGCGCGATTCTGGCGTTGAATCGCGATGCCTTGGCCGAGTTGACCCGTGCGCCGTTCCAGGGGCGCATCCGCCTGGGTGTATCGGAGGATTTCGCCGAGTTGCCGCTGTTGCGCGTACTGCAGACTTTCGTCGATCGGCACTCGGGGGCCGAAATCGACGTGCAGGTCGGCATTCCCGGCGCGCTGCTGCCGCTGATGAAGCAAGGCACGCTCGACCTGGTGATCGGTTCGCAGTGCGAGGCTCGCGAGCCAGGCCGGCTGCTGTGGCGCGAACCGCTGGTGTGGGGATGGTCGGCTCAGGCCAGTCGCAATCTGCCGGCGCCCTTGCCGCTGGCCTTGTTTCCCGAGCCATGTCCTTACCGCGAGGCCGCCCTGGCGCGCCTGGCCCAGGCGGGCATGGCCCAGCGCACCGCAATGGTGTGCACCAGCATGGCCAGCCTTCGCGCGGCCGCGCAAGCCGGCTTCGCGCTGGCCCCGATGCCGGCCAGCCAGATCACGCCCGAGCTCGTCGTGCTGAACGCCGAGCAAGGCCTGCCGGTTCTGCCCGATGCGGAATTCCGGTTATTCGCACCGGCTGTCAGCGAGCGAACGATGTTGCATCTGCTGATCGAGGCCATCATGCAAGGCTGTGTGGGGCGGTGGGCCGCGCCGCGCAAGCGCGGCAAGGCCCCGGCGTAG
- a CDS encoding FMN-dependent NADH-azoreductase, with the protein MTTLLHIESSPRKDRSASLEVADAFITRYLARRPATEIDTLDLWGCGLPEFDEHAMQAKYAGLSGAALSAPQEAAWSTLRELASRLHRADVLVFSVPLWNFSIPYKLKHFIDLVSQKDLLFAFDPERGFDGLLRDKTAVTVYARGLDYSAQSITPAENFDFQRPYLEAWLKFVGVSTVHAVTVEKTLFGSDIDRGARLCAIQEARQLAETLSD; encoded by the coding sequence ATGACGACGCTCTTGCACATTGAGTCTTCCCCCCGCAAGGATCGATCGGCTTCGCTTGAAGTTGCCGATGCGTTCATCACAAGATATTTGGCCAGACGGCCTGCGACAGAGATCGACACGCTCGATCTGTGGGGCTGCGGACTGCCGGAATTCGATGAACACGCAATGCAGGCCAAGTACGCCGGACTCTCCGGGGCGGCCTTGAGCGCGCCGCAGGAGGCCGCCTGGTCGACCTTGCGCGAGCTTGCCAGTCGCCTGCACAGGGCCGACGTGCTGGTGTTTTCGGTACCGCTGTGGAATTTCAGCATCCCTTATAAACTCAAGCACTTCATCGATCTGGTCTCGCAAAAGGATCTGCTTTTCGCCTTTGACCCCGAGCGCGGCTTCGACGGTTTGCTGCGCGACAAGACAGCCGTGACGGTCTACGCGCGCGGCCTGGATTACTCGGCGCAGTCAATCACGCCGGCAGAGAACTTCGATTTTCAGCGCCCCTATCTGGAAGCATGGTTGAAGTTCGTCGGCGTCTCGACAGTACACGCGGTGACCGTCGAAAAAACCCTGTTCGGCAGCGATATCGATCGCGGCGCCCGTTTGTGCGCGATTCAGGAGGCAAGGCAGTTGGCGGAGACCCTCAGCGATTGA
- a CDS encoding RNA polymerase sigma factor: protein MTLKSSGAPAGQALQADGAAPPEVRETIDRLYRDQARKVFATLVRLLGSFDLAEDALHDAFAAAAERWPQEGVPASPIAWLVSTGRFKAIDQIRRQARFTPWSDVAEFAENLPDETDLDTPAEVLEDDQLRLIATCCHPSLSEQARIALTLREVCGLTTEAIASGFLLAPATLAQRIVRAKAKIRAARIPYEVPGPDELPARLQSVSRVIYLVFNEGYCASSGQSAVRPDLSGEAIRLARMLVALQPHPEVQGLLALMLLHESRRAARTDVHGDLIPLEEQDRTRWDGALIEEGCALVQAALTGRGFGPYCLQAAIVAVHAEARDARDTDWAQIVGLYDALLRLEPTPVVALNRAVAVAMRDGPAAGLALMAPLLSHDALRNYHLAHAAQADLLRREGRPAEARIAYEAALALAQQAPEKRFLLKRLRDLQA, encoded by the coding sequence ATGACGCTCAAATCCAGCGGCGCGCCCGCCGGCCAGGCGCTCCAGGCCGACGGCGCAGCGCCGCCGGAGGTGCGCGAGACGATCGATCGGCTGTACCGGGACCAGGCCCGCAAGGTGTTTGCCACGCTGGTGCGTCTGCTGGGCAGTTTCGATTTGGCCGAAGACGCACTGCATGATGCGTTCGCCGCGGCCGCCGAGCGTTGGCCGCAGGAGGGCGTGCCCGCCAGTCCGATAGCGTGGCTGGTCTCGACCGGGCGCTTCAAGGCGATCGATCAGATTCGGCGTCAGGCGCGTTTCACACCGTGGAGCGATGTTGCTGAATTTGCCGAAAACCTGCCCGACGAAACCGATCTCGATACGCCGGCCGAGGTGCTCGAGGATGACCAGCTCCGGCTCATCGCCACCTGCTGCCACCCCAGTCTGTCGGAGCAGGCGCGCATCGCGTTGACCCTGCGCGAGGTCTGCGGACTGACCACCGAGGCCATCGCAAGCGGATTTCTGCTCGCCCCCGCGACGCTGGCACAGCGTATCGTGCGGGCCAAGGCCAAGATTCGCGCGGCGCGTATTCCCTACGAAGTGCCCGGGCCCGACGAATTGCCGGCGCGGCTGCAAAGCGTGTCGCGGGTGATATACCTGGTCTTCAACGAAGGCTATTGCGCATCGTCCGGTCAGAGCGCGGTGCGCCCCGATTTGTCGGGCGAGGCGATCCGGCTCGCGCGCATGCTGGTCGCGCTGCAACCCCACCCCGAAGTGCAGGGATTGCTGGCGCTGATGCTGCTGCATGAATCGCGCCGCGCGGCGCGCACCGACGTGCACGGCGACTTGATCCCTCTCGAAGAGCAGGACCGCACGCGATGGGACGGCGCGCTGATCGAAGAAGGGTGCGCGCTGGTGCAGGCGGCACTCACCGGGCGAGGTTTTGGTCCCTATTGCCTGCAGGCGGCCATCGTCGCGGTGCATGCCGAGGCGCGCGATGCGCGCGACACCGATTGGGCTCAGATTGTCGGCCTGTACGATGCACTGCTGCGTCTCGAGCCGACGCCGGTCGTAGCCCTCAATCGCGCCGTCGCGGTGGCCATGCGAGATGGCCCGGCCGCAGGGCTGGCGCTGATGGCGCCGCTGCTGAGCCATGACGCACTGCGCAATTACCACCTGGCCCATGCCGCGCAGGCCGACCTGTTGCGGCGCGAGGGCCGGCCGGCCGAGGCGCGCATCGCCTATGAGGCGGCGTTGGCGCTGGCGCAACAGGCGCCGGAAAAGCGTTTTCTGCTCAAGCGCCTGAGAGACCTGCAGGCATAG
- a CDS encoding VOC family protein codes for MPQPIAYLSFNGNCADAMKFYERALGGKLELMMTFGDSPMCAQMPKESLSLIAHARLALEGGDSMGALYAGDCPPSMPYEGIKGVSLTLNYDTVEQAERVFDALADGGTVTMPMQPAFWAKTWGMLVDRFGTPWIVNGENLPI; via the coding sequence ATGCCTCAGCCGATCGCTTACCTGTCTTTCAACGGCAATTGCGCCGACGCCATGAAATTCTACGAGCGTGCCCTGGGCGGCAAGCTTGAATTGATGATGACGTTCGGCGATTCACCGATGTGCGCCCAGATGCCCAAGGAGAGCCTGTCGCTCATCGCGCACGCGCGCCTCGCGCTCGAGGGCGGCGATAGCATGGGCGCGCTGTATGCCGGCGATTGCCCGCCCAGCATGCCCTATGAGGGCATCAAGGGTGTCTCGCTGACGCTGAACTATGACACCGTCGAACAAGCCGAGCGCGTGTTCGACGCGCTGGCCGATGGCGGCACCGTGACGATGCCGATGCAGCCGGCGTTTTGGGCCAAGACCTGGGGCATGCTGGTCGACAGGTTCGGCACGCCCTGGATCGTCAATGGCGAAAATCTGCCTATCTGA